One Oryza brachyantha chromosome 3, ObraRS2, whole genome shotgun sequence DNA segment encodes these proteins:
- the LOC102710574 gene encoding DNA (cytosine-5)-methyltransferase DRM2-like — protein sequence MVDWASDSDDDSKFCWHDDGEAEPSSAAALRNADAPGPSTRPREDANGKANGSAPPALVADFMGMGFPKEMVLKAIKEIGDTDTEQLLELLLTYQAIGGDPSVGNCSASTSTPQVIEEEEEDDDDDDVNWEEDDAAGNCARAPDSDGSGDEDFLQEMSENDEKIKTLVRMGFPEDEAKMAITRCGLDASVDTLADSIFASQTAGNGYSANSSEYEDTEFSSFGGRKKTIFMNGNKKKRKRYGSGPQGSQLPFDGSHEESMPLPNPMVGFSLPSDRLRSVHRNLPDQAFGPPFFYYENVALAPKGVWATISRFLYDIQPEFVDSKYFCAAARKRGYIHNLPIENRTPVLPIPPKTISEAFPNTKRWWPSWDPRRQFNCLQTCVASAKLTERIRCALGSVGDAPPPQVQKYVLEECRKWNLVWVGKNKVAPLEPDEMEFLLGYPRNHTRGVSRTERYRALGNSFQVDTVAYHLSVLREMFPTGMNVLSLFSGIGGAEVALHRLGIRMKAVVSVEKSEVNRTVLKSWWDQTQTGTLIEIADVRTLTPDRIESFIRRFGGFDLVIGGSPCNNLAGSNRHHRDGLEGEHSALFYDYFRILDSVKTSMAGM from the exons CGTCCACAAGACCGAGGGAG GATGCTAATGGGAAGGCCAATGGTTCAGCACCACCAGCTTTGGTTGCCGACTTCATGGGAATGGGCTTCCCAAAGGAAATGGTCTTGAAAGCCATCAAAGAGATTG GGGATACAGATACAGAGCAATTGCTCGAGTTGCTTCTCACTTATCAG GCGATAGGCGGTGACCCTTCAGTGGGTAATTGCTCTGCTTCTACCTCTACCCCCCAGGTtattgaagaagaagaagaagatgatgatgatgatgatgttaaTTGGGAAGAAGATGATGCTGCGGGTAACTGTGCCAGGGCTCCTGACTCTGATGGTTCTGGTGATGAG GATTTCCTACAAGAGATGTCAGAGAATGATGAGAAAATCAAAACTTTAGTCAGAATGGGGTTTCCTGAAGATGAAGCAAAGATGGCCATAACTAGATGCG GTCTCGATGCATCTGTAGATACATTGGCTGATTCAATCTTTGCATCACAGACTGCAGGGAATGGGTACTCTGCAAACTCATCTGAATATGAG GATACAGAGTTCAGTTCCTTtggaggaagaaagaaaacaatattCATGAATGGgaacaagaaaaagagaaagcgGTATGGAAGTGGGCCACAAGGGAGTCAACTGCCATTTGATGGCAGCCATGAAGAGTCAATGCCTCTTCCAAATCCAATGGTGGGATTCAGTTTGCCAAGTGACAGATTACGGTCAGTCCACAGAAACCTTCCTGATCAAGCATTTGGACCACCGTTCTTTTACTACGAGAACGTGGCCCTTGCTCCAAAAGGTGTATGGGCGACCATCTCTAGGTTCTTGTATGATATTCAGCCTGAGTTTGTAGATTCCAAGTACTTCTGTGCTGCTGCTAGGAAACGGGGTTACATTCATAACCTGCCAATTGAGAACAGGACACCCGTTCTTCCTATTCCACCCAAAACTATATCTGAAGCCTTTCCTAATACTAAGAGGTGGTGGCCTTCCTGGGATCCAAGAAGGCAGTTCAACTGCTTGCAAACTTGTGTGGCAAGCGCGAAGCTTACAGAAAGAATTCGTTGTGCTCTTGGTAGCGTCGGTGATGCACCACCCCCCCAAGTTCAAAAGTACGTTCTGGAAGAATGTAGGAAGTGGAACCTTGTTTGGGTTGGAAAGAACAAGGTTGCTCCTCTAGAGCCTGATGAGATGGAGTTCCTATTGGGATACCCTAGGAACCACACTAGGGGAGTTAGCAGGACAGAGAGATATAGAGCTCTTGGGAATTCATTCCAAGTTGATACAGTTGCATACCATCTCTCGGTGCTGAGAGAGATGTTTCCTACTGGCATGAATGTTCTGTCCTTGTTTTCTGGTATAGGAGGAGCAGAGGTAGCTCTCCACAGACTCGGCATCCGCATGAAAGCAGTGGTATCAGTTGAGAAATCAGAAGTGAACCGAACGGTTCTGAAGAGCTGGTGGGATCAGACACAAACTGGCACGCTGATTGAAATCGCTGATGTGAGGACTCTTACTCCTGACAGAATAGAATCATTCATCAGAAGATTTGGGGGCTTTGACCTAGTGATCGGGGGCAGTCCATGCAACAACCTTGCTGGCAGCAACCGTCACCACCGTGATGGTTTGGAGGGCGAGCACTCCGCACTATTCTATGACTATTTCAGAATCCTGGATAGTGTAAAGACATCTATGGCAGGGATGTAA
- the LOC102706920 gene encoding uncharacterized protein LOC102706920 encodes MLMPASAQIPHHTIRPVASYYGLHGRRLHNSDRRFRLQIPMRKVVICTRSVLGSSNGAPSGGLVKKRKIVEHIILLRAKPNISDAEEKDMLDYLYTSQYQMRGILAVSLGRIEDPNMENFTHAVFMRFQQKDDIAKFQSSPYYYKILDEHVKPVSYGSVSVDFESEVEDDIIPLFRRGEDFNYGVEFMLLISFLESASRDSVEDALSSLQRLISQCSSSIVQATLGCCLNHVDSGYSHAAVIRFPSFDDFKLFREGMEYKDVWASKFQPIVEKSLVLHFTVDPVGNQLM; translated from the exons ATGTTGATGCCAGCTTCTGCTCAGATCCCTCATCACACCATACGTCCTGTTGCAAGTTACTATGGGTTGCATGGACGGCGCCTGCATAACTCTGACCGGC GTTTCAGATTGCAGATTCCTATGAGGAAGGTGGTTATTTGCACTCGCAGTGTGCTAGGTTCCAGCAATGGCGCGCCATCTGGTGGCCTTGTCAAGAAAAG AAAGATTGTGGAGCACATCATTCTGCTCAGAGCCAAGCCGAACATTTCGGATGCTGAAGAAAAGGACATGCTTGATTACTTGTATACTTCTCAGTATCAGATGAGAGGGATTCTAGCTGTGTCATTAG GGCGCATAGAGGACCCCAATATGGAGAACTTTACGCATGCTGTCTTCATGCGTTTTCAGCAGAAAGATGACATTGCAAAGTTCCAGAGTAGTCCTTACTACTACAAAATTCTTGATGAGCACGTAAAACCTGTTTCATAT GGCTCGGTTTCTGTAGATTTTGAATCTGAAGTTGAAGATGACATTATCCCTCTCTTCCGTAGGGGAGAG GATTTTAACTACGGAGTGGAGTTCATGCTACTGATATCTTTCTTGGAAAGTGCATCCAGAGATTCAGTGGAGGATGCATTATCTTCTCTTCAGAGGTTGATCAGTCAATGCAGTTCTTCCATTGTTCAGGCAACCTTAG GCTGCTGTCTGAATCATGTGGACAGTGGTTACAGTCATGCTGCAGTTATTCGTTTTCCATCAT TTGACGACTTCAAGTTATTCAGGGAGGGCATGGAATACAAGGAT GTGTGGGCATCAAAATTTCAACCGATTGTGGAGAAATCTCTTGTGCTACACTTCACAGTCGACCCCGTGGGTAACCAGCTGATGTAG
- the LOC121053854 gene encoding uncharacterized protein LOC121053854, translated as MRSWSVRLMLLLTLLGTELAGLCHGRIIPSLEVIQVHEEEAELPLPSPSPPSKGYGVLTMAEKAPPGDAPRRHYYSSRRVQEEDHGVSASKRVVPEGPNPLHN; from the coding sequence ATGAGGTCATGGAGTGTGCGCTTAATGCTGCTCCTCACTCTGCTGGGAACAGAGCTGGCAGGCCTCTGCCATGGCCGGATAATTCCGAGCTTAGAGGTCATCCAGGTGCATGAAGAAGAAGCTGAGttgccgttgccgtcgccgtcgccgccgagcaaGGGCTACGGCGTCTTGACGATGGCGGAGAAGGCGCCGCCCGGCGATGCTCCCCGTCGCCATTACTACAGTAGCAGGCGTGTGCAGGAGGAGGATCATGGCGTGTCTGCGTCCAAGCGTGTGGTGCCGGAGGGGCCAAACCCACTGCACAACTGA